From Haliotis asinina isolate JCU_RB_2024 chromosome 8, JCU_Hal_asi_v2, whole genome shotgun sequence, a single genomic window includes:
- the LOC137294802 gene encoding son of sevenless homolog 1-like has product MSQHTGMYPTSETVSEDTSSKWKGLFIKPLITVLRQVHPSLNARDDALGYIEELMIQLLATLCSAQPHSVQDVEERVQRTFPDPIDKWAIGDAQNAIEKSKKKNESHTLVLPVDKVHPLLREMLGYRVDYQVAVYIVAVLEYIAADILKFTGIYVKNIRHQDITSQDIKVAICADQVLMDMFSQEEVVSFVVEDEPVRRESMTYEEIVKDFIVEETQYMRDLNMIIKVFRAPFADLFPRSKDLEVIFSNVLDVYEFTANLLSSMEDQVEIAEQNEPPCVGTCFEDMTEGEEFNVYEKYVDDMLAPHGKERLNTLLMRDDVSELLIKCAGQGLKAATKYVLPKLLLGPVSHCLHYFEVIKLLKDTSQNEEDRECLIQASGLLQALKLSLDRKFSGGNIPKRKPWEISTRLQGQTGRTAILQKMTDIQRSIDGWEGKDIWQSCSEFIMDGILTKYTSRRPSERYVFLFDGLIILCKKNLNARRSSGTVSIPEYKLKEKYFVRKVEILDKEDTEEPKNAFEIVPRDHAGSITLYAKSAEEKANWMAALFSLQTRSNLERILDGILRDEEKQHPLRLPSPELYRFAMKDSEENIVFEENQDPSIESPLIKGGLLIKLVERLTYHMYADPKFVRTFLTTYRSICSPNELLDLLIERFDIPEFPSDDTNSDEVDNSLRTREDLKRFRKEYVKPVQFRVVNVLRHWVDHHYYDFERDSSLLDKLTKFLQTVKGKAMKKMADSIMKVIQRRCESTNPGREFTYQKQPPSIEWHITRRAEDYDLMTLHPIEIARQVTLLEFDLYRAVKPSELVGSPWIKRDKMKTSPNLLKMIHFSTMFTFWLEKCIIEAENLEERVAIVSRILEIMHVFQELNNFNGVLEVVSALNSAPVYRLENTFKEIPNKYLRAYDEANELNSDHLQKYKVKLRSINPPCVPFLGMYLTNILKTEEGNPDFLQNRHPGLINFSKRRKVAEITGEIQQYQNQPYCLSVETSIREFFENLNPLEGMSEKDFNDMLYAKSLEIEPRGAKQVPKFPKKFLEYSLKSPGVKPMANRHSTSTRSVFPIGFPAPVKSPEDTEPNEAAATPPLTPCSPLTPPHTATGSSFNSVFDHGIANAGFLSISSTSLASSVSTPAAIPEDGNYPLQPPPLPPRRKPRNSVTDPCDPPPPPPRQDSDKPPPVPPRRDSMRDCTVNNTLPRSLSVSHPRSAHSGHIATLPRHNSDRGYNFLDLNGEDRDTPVLPPKTYKFVHSRKQSS; this is encoded by the exons GTGCTCCGGCAGGTGCACCCTTCCCTCAATGCTCGGGACGATGCACTGGGGTATATCGAGGAGCTGATGATCCAGCTATTGGCTACCCTGTGTTCAGCACAGCCTCATTCTGTACAGGATGTGGAGGAGCGGGTACAGAGGACCTTCCCTGACCCTATTGACAAGTGGGCCATTGGCGATGCTCAGAATGCCATTGAGAAGAGCAAAAAGAAGAATGAGAGTCACACTCTTGTCTTGCCTGTGGATAAAGTTCATCCTTTGCTTCGG GAGATGCTGGGCTACCGTGTGGACTACCAGGTTGCTGTGTACATTGTTGCTGTGTTGGAGTATATTGCTGCTGACATTCTCAAG ttcACAGGTATCTATGTGAAGAACATCAGACATCAGGACATCACATCCCAAGACATCAAGGTGGCAATATGTGCAGACCAG GTGTTGATGGACATGTTCTCCCAGGAGGAAGTGGTTTCATTTGTAGTTGAGGACGAGCCAGTGCGTAGGGAATCTATGACCTATGAAGAGATTGTGAAAGATTTCATTGTGGAAGAGACTCAGTACATGCGAGATCTCAACATGATCATTAAAGTGTTCCGAGCTCCGTTTGCTGACTTGTTTCCACGCAGCAAG GATCTAGAGGTGATCTTCAGCAATGTGCTGGATGTGTACGAGTTTACTGCCAATCTGCTCAGCTCCATGGAGGACCAGGTGGAAATAGCGGAGCAGAATGAGCCACCATGTGTCGGTACATGCTTTGAGGACATGACTGAG GGAGAGGAGTTCAATGTGTATGAGAAGTATGTGGACGATATGTTGGCTCCACATGGCAAGGAGCGGCTCAACACACTTCTCATGAGGGACGATGTCAGCGAGTTACTCATCAAG TGTGCAGGGCAGGGCCTGAAAGCTGCAACTAAGTATGTTCTTCCAAAGCTGTTACTGGGGCCAGTGTCTCATTGTCTGCATTACTTTGAAGTCATCAAG CTATTGAAAGATACAAGTCAAAATGAAGAAGATCGAGAGTGCCTGATACAAGCCAGTGGCCTTTTACAAGCTCTCAAACTCTCACTGGACAGAAAGTTCAGCGGTGGTAACATTCCCAAGCGTAAACCCTG GGAAATATCAACACGTCTTCAAGGTCAAACAGGCCGCACAGCCATCTTGCAGAAAATGACAGACATCCAGAGAAGCATAGATGGCTGGGAAGGCAAGGATATCTGGCAGAGCTGCAGTGAATTCATCATGG atgggATCTTGACCAAGTACACCAGTCGTCGCCCCTCAGAGAGATATGTCTTCCTGTTTGATGGCCTGATCATCCTATGCAAGAAAAACCTGAATGCAAGGAGATCATCGGGAACTGTGTCTATTCCAGAATACAAACTGAAAGAAAAGTACTTTGTTCGTAAAGTAGAGATTTTGGACAAGGAAGACACTGAAG aaccGAAGAATGCCTTTGAGATTGTGCCCCGAGACCATGCAGGTAGTATTACACTGTATGCCAAGTCAGCAGAAGAGAAGGCCAACTGGATGGCAGCACTGTTCTCCCTCCAGACCCGGAGTAACCTGGAGCGTATTCTGGACGGCATTCTGCGAGATGAGGAGAAGCAGCATCCCCTCCGTCTACCTTCTCCTGAACTGTACAG GTTTGCCATGAAGGACTCTGAAGAGAACATTGTCTTTGAGGAGAACCAGGATCCGTCTATTGAGAGCCCACTCATCAAGGGTGGGCTGCTCATCAAACTGGTGGAGCGCCTCACCTATCACATGTACGCAGACCCCAAGTTTGTGCGAACATTCCTTACCACCTACCGGTCAATCTGTAGTCCAAATGAACTGCTTGACCTTCTCATAGAAAG ATTTGATATACCTGAGTTCCCCAGTGATGACACAAATTCAGATGAAGTCGACAACAGTCTCCGTACCAGAGAGGACCTCAAACGCTTCCGCAAAGAATATGTGAAACCTGTGCAATTCCG AGTGGTGAATGTGTTGCGACACTGGGTTGACCACCACTACTATGACTTCGAGCGGGATAGTAGCTTGCTGGATAAGCTCACAAAGTTCCTGCAGACTGTCAAGGGCAAGGCCATGAAGAAAATGGCTGACTCCATCATGAAGGTCATCCAGAGGAGG TGTGAAAGTACAAATCCCGGGAGAGAATTTACATATCAAAAACAGCCCCCTTCCATAGAATGGCATATTACCAGAAGAGCAGAAGACTATGACCTTATGACA CTTCACCCCATAGAGATTGCCAGGCAGGTGACACTGCTGGAGTTTGACTTGTACCGAGCTGTGAAACCGTCAGAACTGGTTGGCAGTCCCTGGATCAAGAGGGACAAGATGAAGACATCACCCAACCTGCTGAAGATGATTCACTTCTCAACCATG TTCACATTCTGGCTAGAGAAGTGTATTATAGAAGCCGAGAACCTGGAGGAGCGTGTGGCCATTGTGTCACGGATTCTCGAGATCATGCATGTCTTCCAGGAGCTCAACAACTTCAATGGTGTGCTCGAGGTTGTCAGTGCCCTCAACTCAGCACCTGTTTATCGACTAGAAAACACCTTTAAG GAGATCCCTAACAAGTACCTTCGGGCATATGATGAAGCCAATGAACTCAACTCTGATCATTTGCAGAAGTACAAAGTTAAActccgctcaataaacccacctTGTGTGCCATTCTTGG GTATGTACCTGACAAATATCCTGAAAACTGAAGAAGGAAACCCAGACTTCCTGCAAAACCGGCATCCAGGGCTGATTAACTTCAGCAAGAGACGAAAGGTGGCCGAGATAACAGGGGAGATTCAACAGTACCAGAACCAACCTTACTGTCTGTCTGTAGAGACCTCCATCAGG GAATTTTTTGAGAACTTGAATCCTCTGGAAGGCATGTCTGAGAAAGACTTCAATGACATGTTGTATGCGAAGTCACTGGAGATTGAACCAAGAGGAGCCAAACAGGTGCCCAAGTTT CCCAAGAAGTTTCTGGAGTACTCATTGAAGTCCCCTGGTGTGAAACCCATGGCCAACCGACACAGCACATCAACCCGGAGCGTCTTCCCTATCGGCTTCCCTGCTCCGGTAAAGAGCCCGGAAGATACAGAGCCCAACGAGGCTGCTGCCACGCCCCCTCTCACCCCTTGCAGTCCTCTGACCCCACCGCACACTGCCACGGGGAGCAGCTTCAACAGTGTGTTCGATCATGGAATTGCCA ATGCTGGGTTTTTGAGCATCAGCAGTACAAGTCTAGCAAGCTCCGTGTCAACTCCTGCTGCCATCCCTGAAGATGGCAACTACCCACTGCAACCACCTCCCCTCCCGCCCAGACGCAAACCCCGCAACTCGGTCACGGACCCATGTGACCcacctcccccacccccacggcAGGACAGTGATAAACCCCCACCTGTGCCCCCGAGACGGGACTCCATGCGAGACTGTACTGTGAACAATACACTGCCCCGATCACTTAGCGTTTCCCATCCTCGCTCTGCTCACAGTGGACATATCGCCACTTTGCCTAGGCATAACTCTGACAGGGGCTATAACTTTTTGGACCTTAACGGTGAAGATAGAGACACTCCTGTACTGCCGCCTAAGACTTACAAATTTGTACATTCACGCAAACAAAGTAGCTAG